Below is a window of bacterium DNA.
TTCTTGTTTTTTTTATTTCATTTGGGGTTTATTTGCATACCTTAACGCCAACTGTTGGGTTTCATGATTCTGGTGAGCTAATAACCTGTACCTGGACATTAGGCATTGCCCATCCTCCGGGCTATCCTCTTTATACCTTGCTGGGTAAGGTCTTTATCACCTTAATCCCTATTGGAAACATTGCCTTCAGGATGAATATGCAATCAACTTTGTTTGCTTTTTATAATAATCCCATAGCTTATTCTTAAAATAAGAAAAAAAACTATTCCCATAAAGAAATAGATAATCTTAATAGCAAAAAAGGCAAAGGTATTAATCTGATGATACCTATTGAGCATTATCAATGGGCCATATTTTACAAGCATAGGAAGAAAACTTTTGAGATTAAAAAAGGTATTTATCTGAATCTTTATAAGATCAGAATAAGAACGATATTCAGTAAGAAGATCAGGAGAGGACAGCATAGAAATAATTAATGTCTCTGTCCAAAAGACACAGAATGCTAAAATTAAATATTTAAGCAGTCTCCTTTTCCCCAAAAAAGAAAAGAAGCTTGCTAATCCAAGGAGAAAAACAAATGTAAGACCTGTTATTCTTCTTGCGCCAAATGAGGTTCCAGCCCACCAGTCAGAAACACAAGAATTTACATAAACTTGAAGTAAGAAAGCTATTAAAAAACAAGCAGATATTCTTTTATTCTTCT
It encodes the following:
- a CDS encoding DUF2723 domain-containing protein translates to LVFFISFGVYLHTLTPTVGFHDSGELITCTWTLGIAHPPGYPLYTLLGKVFITLIPIGNIAFRMNMQSTLFAFYNNPIAYS